From Aythya fuligula isolate bAytFul2 chromosome 20, bAytFul2.pri, whole genome shotgun sequence, a single genomic window includes:
- the LOC116497107 gene encoding adenine phosphoribosyltransferase-like: MDLSHVPAAHEKGWYLALMAPNTKGPNYAWLDPSRLYCHPQALQDCVADLLQPFQGDPIDLVAGIDAMGFILGAAVAVALRKGFLAIRKAGHLCVETLSEPYTDYSGREKVMEVRTDTVSPGLRVLLVDQWVETGGTMRAAIRLVERLGGVVAGVAAVCMEDSEGARWIRERYKCAHCVPPRLQPRFDRHQTGWE, encoded by the exons ATGGACCTGAGCCACGTCCCCGCCGCCCACGAGAAGGGCTGGTACCTGGCGCTGATGGCCCCCAACACCAAAGGTCCCAACTACGCCTGGCTGGACCCGTCCCGGCTCTACTGCCACCCGCAA GCCTTGCAGGACTGCGTGGCCGacctgctgcagcccttccaGGGGGACCCCATCGACCTGGTGGCCGGCATCGATGCCATGGGCTTCATCCTGG GTGCCGCCGTGGCTGTTGCATTGCGCAAGGGCTTCCTGGCCATCCGTAAAGCCGGGCACCTCTGCGTGGAGACGCTGTCGGAGCCCTACACCGACTACTCAGGCCGGGAGAAGGTGATGGAGGTCCGCACCGACACCGTCTCGCCGG GTCTGCGCGTCCTCCTGGTGGACCAGTGGGTGGAAACCGGGGGCACCATGCGAGCGGCCATCCGGCTGGTGGAGCGGCTCGGGGGGGTCGTGGCAG GCGTGGCGGCCGTCTGCATGGAGGACAGCGAGGGCGCGCGGTGGATCCGGGAGCGCTACAAGTGCGCCCACTGCGTGCCCCCCCGCCTGCAGCCACGCTTCGACCGCCACCAAACGGGCTGGGAATGA